Within bacterium, the genomic segment ATGAGACCTGGCTGCAGGCCACCAAGAAAGTGAACGGCGCCGTGGGGTGGATGGGCCGCGACCCCACGGTCGTGGACCAGGCCCGCAAGAACCCCAACTGGGTCAAGATCAACGAGATCTATAAGAAGTACAGCCACGGCCAGAACATGGGCGACCTGGCGATGCGCGAGTTCACGGGGTTCATGTGGATCGCCGACACCATCAACCGGGCCGGCTCGCTCGAGCCCGAGAAGCTGCTCGAGGCGGCGGCCAAGACGTTCACCCGGCCGAAGGACCTGATTATTGACTACACTGGGGTCAAGTTCGACCAGAACCATCAAAATATTCTGGCCGGCGGGGTCGTGGCGCAGATAGGCTGGGACGGGGAGAAGCACCTGCTGTGGCCCTGGGACAAGGCGGCGCAGAGTGGCTACAAGGTGATGTACCCGAGTCCCTCCTGGGACGAACGGGCCAAACACCCCGCCCCGTAGTAGGGCGTACCAATTGTGAAGGTGAATTGTTAAGCCGGGGCCCGGGACTGGCCTTCACAAGATCTTGACAATTTCTTCAAAACATCCGAGTACACTCGTAGTGATCAACGGGTGGCCCCCGAGGGCTGCGAGATTGAGCGGTCGAGGAGGAAACGTGTGATGAAACAGGGCACCGCGGTCTTCCTGGGCGTGTTGATGGCGCTCCTCGGGTTAGCAGATGTGGGCCAGGCCCAGCCGCCTCAGACGGTGCAGGTTCAGGGCACCATCCGCGCGGTCGACTGCCAGGCGTATACGGTGACCCTCGACACTGCGGGAGGACCGCTGGCTTACCGCACAGCGCCGTCTGCGGCGATCATCGTGAACTCCGCCGGAGTTCCATTGTGTGCCCTGCAGCAGTACCCCGGCGCCTCGGCCAACGTGTGGGTGACCGCGATTCAGAGTGAGTTGGTCATCACCCGGATCGATGCGGTAGCGCAGGGCTACGCGCCTTCGAAGCCGGCGCCGTACGCGCCGGGGCCATCCCCGTACCAGGCCCCAGCCCCTGGCAACTATGCTCCTCCGGGCTATTACACGCCCCCGACCTATTACGCGCCCCCGACCTATTACGCACCCCCGGCCTATTACGCGCCCCCGGCCTATTACGCGCCCCCAGCCTATTACGCGCCGCCGCTCGTGGGCGTCGTGTTGGGCACGGTCGTCGTCGCGGGTCTCATCTATCTACTGGTGCGCCACTCGAGCGGAGCTCTCTATCGGTATCCGTATTACGGCTCGTACTACAGGAACTACTACCGGCCGATCTACCGCCCGTATTACGGCCCCCTCAGGTACGCCCCCGCGTACGGGTGGTGCCATCCCACTAGAGTGTGGGGCTACCGGTGCTGATAGGCACCCACTCGAGCGCGGCGCGTCAGCCTGCGATCTCGCGGTAGACCCGGAGGAAGTTTAACCCCAGGAGCCTGCGAAGTTCGTCTTCGTTGAAGCCCCACGCGGCCAGCGCCACGGTCAGGTTGGGCCAGTCGCCGAACGTGTCGTACCCCTTCAGGTGGTACTCGGGCGTGAGCCGGTGCTCCTTGAGCCGGAATCCCGCCCAATCGAATGTGCCGGCGCGGTGCCGCGGCATCGAATCCGGGTACTCCACGATGGATTCGGTGCCGGGGCCCTTCCCGGTCTTGTCCGTGCCGATTCCCACGTGATCGATGCCGCACACGTCCACCAGGTGCTCGATGTGCCGGCAGAAGTCATCCAGCGTGGCCTCCACGGACTCCGCGATGAATCCCGGCACGATCACGACGCCAAAGAACCCGCCGCGGTCGGCCACCGCTTTCGCGAGCTCGTCGGTCTTGCCTCGGTCGTGATAGCAGACGGCCTTGCTGGCCGAGTGGGAGACGACGATCGGCGCCGCTGACACCTTGAGCGAGTCCCAGCCCACCTGCTCGCTGCAGTGGCTGACGTCCACCAGGATCCTCAGCTCGTTCAGACGCCGCACCACTTCGCGGCCAAAATAGGACAGGCCGCCCTGGTGAGCCTCGGTGCAGCCATCGCCGACGAGGTTGCGGAGGTTATAGGTCAGCTGAACCATTGTGACGCCGAGGTTGTGGAAATACTCGATCCGATCGAGGTCGTCGCCGAACGGCGTGGTGTTCTGGAAGTCGAGGAGCAGCCCATACTTGCGATCACGGTGCACGCGCTCGATTTCGGCCGCGCGCCTGACGATCTGTAGCTCCCCCCCAAGGGCGTCCACGAAGGTGTAGGCCCTCGCGATTGCTTCGCACGCCCGCTCGAATGCCCCGGTCGCCTTGTGCGATCCTGAGAACGTTCCGCAGGCGACGGTGACCCCGGACCGGCGCCACAAATTGAGGTATGCCTCCCGGGCTTCCGGAGACGCCTGAATCTCACGGGCGGCCAGGACGGCCATCTGGGGGGCGACCTCGTCGCGCCCCAGGCCCTGCCGGGCGGCCTCGGCCACAATCCCCTTCATCTTCTCCGTGTACAGGAATCCGTTGATCGCCGGCGGCTGCTGTGTGTCGATCACCAACGC encodes:
- a CDS encoding membrane dipeptidase, whose product is MPKRKPTLTPDEARKLHREALVIDTQQPPAINGFLYTEKMKGIVAEAARQGLGRDEVAPQMAVLAAREIQASPEAREAYLNLWRRSGVTVACGTFSGSHKATGAFERACEAIARAYTFVDALGGELQIVRRAAEIERVHRDRKYGLLLDFQNTTPFGDDLDRIEYFHNLGVTMVQLTYNLRNLVGDGCTEAHQGGLSYFGREVVRRLNELRILVDVSHCSEQVGWDSLKVSAAPIVVSHSASKAVCYHDRGKTDELAKAVADRGGFFGVVIVPGFIAESVEATLDDFCRHIEHLVDVCGIDHVGIGTDKTGKGPGTESIVEYPDSMPRHRAGTFDWAGFRLKEHRLTPEYHLKGYDTFGDWPNLTVALAAWGFNEDELRRLLGLNFLRVYREIAG